Part of the Bacillus sp. THAF10 genome is shown below.
CCATATGCCTCACTCCTTATATTCATCTTACCAGCCTACTTTTCACTTGACCTGTTCGGAAATGCTCTTTTGTGGCAGGTTTTACTCGTAAAAGGTTTTCGGTCATTATTTTAGGACTCTAAATTTTAGCTTCTCCGCTGCAATCAACCCTTCTCGCAGCCATATCTCTATTTGTGGATTTGAGAGAAGTTCTTCTGTTTTCATCCAGAAAACCGCATCTACCTCGTCTTCACTTTTTGGATAGGGTTCTCCTTCCTTCCATTCACAAAGGAAAATGATATCTACCACTTCTCTACCATCGGGTAAAACAAAGGAAGTATTTCTGACATAGGTCATTGTTTCTCCTGCTGTCACACCGACTTCTTCATACAACTCACGCCTTAGCGTTCGTTCCAAAATATCCGAGCTTGCGCCTTCGTGATCCACCGTACCTCCAACAAAGGAAAGCGTTCCTCCAGCATGCTCCTCTTTTGAACTACGTTTAATCATCAGCCATTTATCTCCTCGATACAAGGCTGCTTCGACGTTAATCAAAAACATAAGATACCTCCTTTATTTTCTCGCCTTGATTATAAGAGTAGAAGGAAACCTTTTTACCTTTTGTAAAGAATAATAGCGATCTGATAATGGAGCTTCTTCATGTTGATACCGCTGCCCCACTTCACTTTCCACTACTTTTTCAATCATAAAACCTGCTTGAATTAGTTCGTTTATGTATGTGCTCAGCTTTCGAGTATGGATAACCATCGGTGCATCCTCACCCTTAAACTTTTCAAAACGCTGTACACCTTCTATTTGATAAGACCCTTCTAAGGTTATGATACCTTCTTCACTTTTTAGATAAGGATACAACGGGTGATCCCAACTAAATAAAAAGCTTCCTCCAGGCTTCAAATAAGAATAGATAAGCTGCAGCGTTTTGGTTAAGTCAGTCGTCCAGCCTAATGCATAAATGGAAAAGACGGTATCAAAATACTGCTTTGGTAGTTCAATTTCCTCCTCCATTGGGGCAGTATACAAATGAGGATTGTAATTTGCCAACAGTTTTTCTGCTGTTTGTTTTTGCTCTAGTGACAGGTCTACACCCCATATTTCTCCTACTTTTTTCATTTCCTTCATATATTTCAACGAGTGTCCACTTCCAAATCCAATTTCTAACACTCGTTTTCCCCGTAAATCATCAAGGAGATTTAGTTCATCTTCTGTTTGTGAAAATGGCCCATAGCTTGGCAATGCATCCACTCCGTTAAAGTAATGCGCTACCAAATCCCAGCTTTTTTGGTTACTTGTTATGATCTGATTCAAATAATTCTCTCCTTACTCTATATCCTTAATAAAAGCAATCAACCTACTAGCCTCTTTAAATCCAAGACTTTTATGAAAATGGTAGCTTATCTCATTATCTAAATGAATGTCTGAGCCGATTTGTTGGCAGCCCTTTTTCTTTAGCCATGCTTCCCCTGTTTCTAAAAGCTGTTGGGAGTATCCTTTTCTCCTATGCGCTTCTTTTACGTACACTCCTTCGATGAAGCCGGTTGGGCTAGCTTCAGTCCCTTCCACATAGTCAATTCGGATAGAAAGATGCATAAACCCGACCAATTCTTCTTCTACCTGGTAGAATAATATGCGGTCTCTATCTGAGGCCATGATTTCATTAAAGGACTGCTCTAATTCCACTGTGGAGCTTTCCGGCCAAAGAGCTTGTCCTAATTTTATGTAATATTTTTGATGATTGTTTGTTGCATAAACAATCGGCGTTACTCCTTCTATGGTCCTTTCTAGTTCAAGCTGTGCCAGTTGCTCCCCCCATGATGCCATTTCCGTTTGCACAAATCCTTCCTTCAAATATAACTGCTTTGCCACTTCATTTTTTGGATTAAAGCCTAGCACCACAAATGGAATATTCCGTCCCGTATTATCATGTTGGATATCCTCCAACACCTTTTGTAATGCCTTTCTTCCATACCCTTTGCCTTGGAAATCCTGATCAATCATCAGACGATAAATCCAGTAGTTTCCATCATCGGGATCCACCCCATATAAGGAATAACCAACCATATTTTCTCCAGCAAAAATACCCATCGAATGAAAGTCAGGCATAAATTTTGATTGCGCGATAGAGTAAAGATTGGATGCAACAAAATCCTCTTGCTCCTCTGTAACTTTAAGATTAATAGCTTTTTTCCAATTCTGTTCTGTAATTGGTTGTAGTGAAATGATTTCTCCCATTGAAACTATCCCCTTTGCTTTCTATCTGGTACTACATAATTGTAATATTTCATACTGTATATTTAGCGTAAATAATTTGAAAAGGATGAATGATCATGACTTCTCAAGACCCAAGAATTCCTCAACCAATAAGAAGGGATGGCGCAGGTGCACCGGATGATGGGCCAAGAAACGTCATGCGCGATCTTCAAAACCCTGATTTGCTTGTTCCCCCAAAAACTGATGCCGGTATTGTTCCCAATTTGCGCTTTTCCTTTTCTGATACCTCCATGATCCTAAAGCATGGCGGCTGGTCCAGGGAGATTAATGTCAGAGAACTGCCAATCGCCACCACGCTTTCAGGTGTCAACATGAGCCTAACTGCAGGAGGCGTTCGGGAGCTACATTGGCATAAAGAAGCCGAGTGGGCGTATATGATTCTTGGTCGAGCAAGAATTACAGCAGTGGACCAAGATGGTAAAAACTTCATCGCAGATGTCGGTCCTGGTGATCTTTGGTACTTCCCACCAGGTATTCCTCACTCTATTCAAGGCTTGGAGCAATGTGAATTTCTACTTGTTTTTGATAGCGGCGATTTTTCCGACTTGAGCACCTTATCGATTTCCGATTGGTTAGCACATACACCAGTGGAAGTTCTTTCAGCCAATTTTGGGGTGCCGGAAAGCACGTTTCGTAATCGTCCAAAAAGCCAACGTTACATTTACCAAGCAGAAGTACCTGGACCGTTAAAAACACAGAAGGTTTCTTCACCAAACGGAGAAGTGCCACTTTCATTCAAATATGAGCTGCTGAAACAACCACCATTGGAGTTTTCTGGTGGTTCTGTAAGGATTGTAGATTCTAGCGTTTTTAAGATTTCCAAATCGGTCGCTGCAGCCTTAGTCGAGGTAAAACCAGGAGGCATGCGTGAGCTGCACTGGCACCCGAATAACGATGAATGGCAGTACTATCTGACTGGAAAAGCACGGATGACTGTATTCCTTGGTAATGGGACAGCAAGAACCTTTGATTATCAAGCGGGCGATGTTGGCTATGTGCCTTTTGCAACAGGTCACTATATTCAAAACACTGGTGAAGACACCGTTTGGTTTTTAGAAATGTTCAAAAGTGACCGCTTTGAAGATGTCTCGCTTGCCCAATGGATGGCACTAACTCCCGCTCAAATAGTGGAAAGCAATGTTGATGTAAGTTCCTCTTTTGCCAAAAGTATTAGAAAAGAAAAGGAACCCGTTGTCAAATACCCGCCATATACATTTAAACCAAATTAAGTTTGGAAAATTCTATCTTTTATTTTACCAAAAGAAAAAGCAGAGGAGTTTCTTTTTTTTACAAAAAGCTGTGTTAGTATTTATTGTTGATAGTAAGTCTGCGTGTTAGTAAACTGGCCTTTTAAAAGCATTAGGAATGGGTCGATTAACAAAAGAACAATTAGATAGTGACGTTACTATTAAAGACTTGATCATTAAAGGAAATTTATTACCGAATTTGGAAATGTTTGATACACTTAGGTTATCTAGATTAGCGATGTCATTATGTGAACATATTTCCTGTTTAACAACGGGAAGATTTATGGGAGAAGAGGAGTTATAAATGCTTAAAATATTTTATTTCTTTATCTTGATTTTTCCAATCTTATTCCTTTCAGCTTGTAGTTCTAATACACTTCAAGAAACAGTGGTAAAACCTATAATTGATGAATTTGAAGAGGCAGGAATTAAATTAAAGGAGAGAGAAGAATATTCCAATTTATTTTCCATTTCTGGTTCAGATGAAAAACAATATGAGGTAGATGGCGGAAGTATCTATCTCATTTATGGTTATTCAAATAAAGAAAAAATAATGGAAGAGCTAACAAGGATATTTGCAGAAACAGAATTTCAATATCCGCCAGAGTCATTGTATACAGATAAATTCTGTATCATATATATTAGAAAAAGTGATTATGAAGTGTTTGACCAGAAAATAGATACTTTATTTGAACATAATTTAAAAGGTATATAAAGGGAAACCTTATTTCAACAAACGGGGGATAGTTGAATAAAAAAAATAACAATTAGGCTGTCATTTTTTTGGCAGCCTAATTTATTAGTAATAAATCAACTTTTAGCACGAACGCAGCGTTACAAAAAAGAAATGTCCTCTGCCAAAAAAGTTAGATTGCCCACTCACCATTCACGAAAATGGCCTCTTTCGTTCCATCCTTTGTTTCAGCTGTGATGTTTAACTCCTCTGAGCCAATCATAAAGTCCACATGAATCATACTCGTGTTGACCCCTTTTGCTTCGAGCTCTTCTTTTGAAAGAGCTGCACCACCCTCGAGACAAATAGGATAAGCAGAGCCTAACGCCAAATGACAAGAAGCATTTTCATCAAACAGGGTGTTGTAGAAAATAACATCTTGTTTGGAAACAGGAGAGCTGTTTGGTACAAGCGCCACTTCTCCAAGATAGAGAGAACCTTCATCTGTTTCTAGAAGCTTTTTCAGCACGTCATATCCTTGTTCCGCCTGGAATTCGGTGACTTTCCCATCTTTGAAGGTGAAGCTAAAATTCTCCACAAGATTACCGTTCAAATTTAATGGTTTAGTCGAGGAAACGACACCGTTTACTCCGGTTTTAACCGGAAGTGTAAAGACTTCCTCCGTTGGGAGGTTTGGAACAAAATACGTTCCCTCTTCATTGTTTAAACCTCCACCTAACCAAACCTGTTCTAAGGGGAGCTCTATCGTAAGGTCTGTTCCAGGTGCTTGATAGTGAAGTTTTTTATATTTTTTTGTATTTAGTACGTGGAGCTTTTGTTGTAAGGATTCAATATGCTTGTTCCAGGCTGCAACTGGATCCTCTTCGTTAATTCTTGTCACCGCAAAAATATTTTCCCAAAGTGCATGGACCTGCGTTTCTGTAGATAGCCCTGGATAAAGCTTGGCTGCCCATTCTTCTGAAGGAACGGAAACAATGGCCCAGCTCACCTTAGCGGTTTGGGTATATTTACGATATTTTTGCATCGCTTTTGCTTGAGCTTTGTTAGCAATGGCCACTCTATTTTGGTCCACGTCTTTTAGTAGGTCTGGGTTGGATGCAACGATGGAGAGAAATGCAGCTCCTTCTTCCGCCATCTCTTCCATCCCCCGTACCTTCCAATCACGCACAGATTCTAGTGATGCCTCGGATGCATCCTCGAGTGTAATTTTTGATAACTTCTCGTCATTCCATTCTGTATGTACATATTTTGCGCCGATACTATATGCAATTTTTGCAACTTCACGAACGAAAGGTGCTGCTGTTATTGGTGCATTCATGACTAGAGGTTGATTGGGCTGTAGATTGACCCCAACCTTTACAGCCAGTTCTGCGTACTTTATTAAATTTTCTTGTATCATCTCTTCCTGCCCCCTTTTTAAGTATGCGTTCATTGTAGCATACGTAAAGGGGGGGATATACAAATGAAATTTACTCTAACGCAAAAAACGACCTCCCTGCTTTTAGGGAGGTCGGAAAATCAATTCTTACACATTAAATTTTTCTTTGACAAAGGCCACTACTTCTTCAGCCGTACCCATACTCAAAATTTCTTCACGATAGGACGCTGCCTCTTCTTTTGAGATGCCACGTAATTGACTTCTTGCTGGGAGGATAGACGTTGCGCTCATACTGAATTCGTCCAAGCCAAGTCCAAGAAGAATTGGAATCGCGATTGGATCGCCAGCCATTTCTCCACACATTCCTGCCCATTTGCCGTTTTTGTGAGCTGCTTGAATAACGTTGTCAATCAATCGAAGAATTGCTGGATTGTATGGCTGATACAAGTAAGAAACTTGCTCGTTCATACGATCTGCAGCCATTGTGTATTGAATTAAATCATTTGTACCGATGCTAAAGAAATCCACTTCTTTGGCAAACATATCGGCCATCACAGCTGTAGATGGGATTTCCACCATAATTCCGATTTCGATATGTTCATTCACTTTTGTACCTTCATTAACAAGCTTTTCTTTTTCTTCTAAAAGAATAGCTTTTGCCTGACGGAATTCATCTAAAGTGGCAATCATCGGGAACATGATTTTCAAGTTACCATAAGAGCTTGCACGCAATAGAGCACGTAGCTGTGTCCGGAAAATATCCTGCTGTTCTAGGCAAAGGCGAATCGCACGGTAGCCTAGGAATGGATTCATTTCTTTTGGAAGATCTAGATAAGGAAGTTCTTTGTCTCCTCCGATATCTAGTGTACGAACCACTACAGGCTTCCCTTCCATGCGCTCAAGCACTTCTTTGTATGCTTTATATTGCTCCTCTTCAGTGGGAAGTTCGGTTCTACCCATGTAAAGAAATTCCGTACGGTAAAGACCAACACCTTCTCCACCATTAGCGAGAACGCCTTTTACGTCTTTAGGGGTACCGATATTTGCTGCAAGCTCGACCTCATGACCATCAGAAGAAAGGCTTTTCTCATTAACGAGCTTCGCCCACTCTTTTTTCTGCTCTTCAAATTTTTGTTGTTTTTCTTGGTAGAAAGCAATTTCATCATCTGTTGGATCGACAATTACTTCTCCATCTAAGCCATCAACAATAACCATCGTATCGTTTTGGATTTCTTCCATGACATTTTTTGTCCCAACAACAGCTGGAATCTCCATAGAACGTGCCATGATTGCGGAGTGTGAAGTGCGCCCCCCAATATCTGTTGTAAATGCTTTTACAAACTGACGGTTAAGCTGAGCTGTATCAGAAGGTGTCAAATCTTCTGCAATAATGATTACTTCTTCTGCAATAAGTGCAGGGTTTGAAACAGAAACTCCTAAAAGATGAGCAAGTACCCGCTTGGTGACATCTCGAATATCTGCTGCTCGCTCTTTCATATACTCATTGTCCATTTGCTCAAACATATTGATAAACATAGAAGCTGTTTCATCAAGAGCAAATTCAGCGTTTACATTATCATTATTAATTTTATCTTTGATTGGATTTAAAAGCTCAGGATCACTTAATACGAGAAGGTGAGCAGAAAAAATCTCTGCTTTATCGGCACCTAACTCTTTGTGTGCGTGCTCTTTTATTTTTTCCAATTCATTTTTTGATTTTTCTACTGCATTTTCAAATCTCTCTACTTCAGCAGAAGCATTGTCTACTGTCTTTTTTTCCACTGTTAGTTCAGGGTTTTCAAGACGGTATGCTTTTGCGATTGCAATCCCGCTAGAAGCAGCGATGCCTTGAATCTTGTTTGACATTATTCCCCTAACCCTTCTGATTTCAAAGTTTCTTCTACTGCATTTAAAGCTTCCGCTTCGTCAGAACCTTGTGTCACAATTTTGATTTCTGCTCCTTGTGGAATTCCTAGAGACATTACACCCATGATGGACTTTAAATTTACTGACTTTCCGTTATATTCAAGGTTCACATCTGCATCGAATTTTCCTGCTGTTTGTACCAATTGAGTTGCTGGACGTGCGTGAATTCCTGAATCTGCTGTTACTTTAAACGTTTTTTCTGCCATTGTAATCAAGCTCCTTTGAATTGTGTTATTTGGTAATACATAATCTACAAGGATTTTTCCCAGGTTTCAACCTATGGGCAATCGAAAAATTATGTAGAGAGCATTCAGCTATAGAACTATTCTTCTATACCCTGTACAAAAGCGTACTAATCTATAGAAAAAGGCATGAGAGAGGGCTTTTCTCTAAAAAAGGGTAAACTTCTCCCTTTAGTATTGATCAAAACCGCTTCACTCATGCCTGATCGTATCAGTAACACGTAAAGTTCTATTCTTTGTTGTAAGCATTTGCATGAACAAATAGTTGAATGCTTCATTAACTGTCCGAAAAGATTGTAGCAAAATTTCAAGCGTTTGACAACCATTACGCCTTCTTTTTAAACATCATTAATATCGCATAGGGGATAATTCCAAAGAGCTGAAAAGCAACAGGCGGACGTTCTTGTTTTTTAATCTGCCTTTGCTCTTTTCTTACTTCTTTCGGCTTATCCATATAAGTGACCAATTGTTGCGTAACATACTTTACGTAATCATTCGTTTTCATAAAAAACATCACCACCAAAGATTCATTTCTCTTTTAGTGTTGACGCTTTTCGTAGGTTTTAACCGCATGGTATACCGCTTCTACCGCTGCTTCTAAAGATAGGTAGGTGGTATCAACTGTTATCTCAGCTTGGTTATAGAGTGGTAATCGTTGTTGAAAAATGTTAGCCACTTCCTCTTTTTTCTTTTGTTGAATTATTGGTCTGGTTTGGTCGTTTTTTAGCCTCTCCCACACTATATCCATCTCTGCAAACAAGAAAACCCTAATGCCGTTGCCCTTCATCCAATTTCTGTTCCGCTCTGATAGCACAATCCCTCCACCTGTAGTGATGATAGCATTTTCTATTGGCATTTCCTGAAGAGTTTGCTCTTCCAATGTCCGAAAATATGATTCACCTTTTGTACTAAATAGTTCTTTTATGGAAATACCGGTCTTTTTTTCAATGACTTGATCGGTATCATAAACTTCCAATTGCAGTGCTTTACCAAGTTTTTCCCCTACTGTAGTTTTTCCAGCTCCCATAAAACCCGTCAAGTAAATACTTTTCACCGTTCTCTCCTCGCATTCTCCCTCTTTAGCATAATGAGCGTTGAAGTTCTGTTTCCCTAGATGTTACAGGTTTTCATTCCAGGATACAACCTCATGATTATTCATGCTATAAATAACAATAGCTTGGTATGACCTTCCTGAGTCTGTTAAACATGAAATTTGAATCTCGACTATTTCATCTTTTGTTTGCGTAGATATTGTAGATGTTCCATTTGGAAATCGTAAGGAACTCGTCTGCACTTCGTCCTCGTTCTCCAATTCATGGTGCACAGCATCCCATGTATACTTCATCATGCTATCTAGTCTAAATTGCTGCTCCGCTTCATGGTAGAACAGATTCTCTAAACGAAAACTTTCGATTTGATGTAGGAGAAACAGGGACAACAACCCGCTCATCATGATTGTAAAAGGTAAGATATACCCCTTTTCCTTCCTCATCCATTCCTTACCTGACAGGTACATTGTCAATAAGGAGCTCTATTTGCAGCTCCTGCCCTTCATTTATTTCAAACACAACACCATTTCCCCTTTCTTTAAACGTGATGGCTTTTACGTTATGAAGCATCAGTTCATGACCGCTTCCATTCACTCTTCTCCTCATTTTCCCGTCATACCATTCATAGATTATTGACTGATTTTGTTGATTAACAATGGTTAATACGGACTCATTTGCAGAAAAGCTCTTTCCATTTCTAAGCTCCCTTTTGGCTTGTTGAACAAATACCTCGAGCTCTAATGGGTGAATCCCTTTTTCCGGTTCTGTTAACTCCATGAGACTTTTGATGAAAAGGGGAAACATTGCCGTTAATACAAGAACAACTGCAAAGCTTACCAAAACCTCTAATAGTGTGAAGCCCTGCTCTTTATGGGTAAAAAACATGCACACACCTCTCTTGCTTCATATTTCGAAAATCTGTATAAGCTACGCATAGTAAAGGTGACATGCTTGCTTCTTTCATATGGGTAGAATAAGTTGTTCTTTTTTTTATTATTTTCCCCTCAAAATTGATAGGTTGCTCGCGGCGGATTTCCTCCAAACTCATGGCCAAAATAAACCTTGCATCTTGTTCTAGCAAAAATCCCTTTCTTTCCTGATTCATCCTCACTAAGCCAGGAACCAGCAGCGAAGCAATGACCACCCATACAAACAGTGCCGCCAGAACCTCTAGTAACGTAAAGCCCTCATCTTTCCTCCACATAAAATCGCCCCTTTCCTAACGTAAAAACATAACGATAACGCTCTTTTCCATCTTGTAATATAATGATTGCTCCAGACTTATCGATACTACCGTTTCCTAAAAAGGTGATCACCTCTCCCATTGTTCTCGTATCTATTGATAGAGAAGATGGATACTCACGGTTCACGAGATCTTTTGTTTGAAAGCTTCCTTGCCGAATGCGATAGGAATTTGAATTAGGAGACAACACTATTTGAACACTGTTTTTTGTACTAAGGGCATATTGCTGGGCAAAAAAGAGGTCATTGGTAAATTGCTCGGAAAAATGACTGGAGCTGTGTTTTTGCGTTTTGGCAAAGCCATTGGAGGAAAGGACAGAGAGCATGATGGCAATGATAGATAGGATAAGGAGGGATTCCATTAGAGTAAAGCCAGCGGAGTTTTTTTTGAAGTTAGCTAGCGTCTGGTTCACGTGGAGCTGCTTTTCCATTTTCTATAATAACGATTTTTCCGTTTGGACATTTCAGCATCCCAGCTTCATCAAATTTATCCTCCAGGTATTCTGGTGCATTTAGATCATCAATACTCAAAGGAGGCGTACCGTAATCGAGTCTGTACGTCTGCATTTGTGCCTCCACCATGCTCACCATTGCATCACAGCCTTTGTCTCCAATCATGCTGCTGTTTTTCGTCACATTTGGAATCATCACCAAGAGAAGAACAGTGATAACCATCATCACAAGAAGCATTTCAACAAGTGTAAAACCGCGATTATCTTTCATAATTTTCATATTAAATTCCTCCCATTAATTGAAACATTGGTATAAAAATACTCAAATAGAGAATCATCACAAACGCTCCCACTCCCAATAGGAGAAGTGGTTGAATTTTTGCTAGCAGTTTTTCCACATGTTCTTCCAGTCGGCCGAGTAAAATTCTGCTATACTGCAGTAACTCTAACGGCAATCTCCCATTGTTTTGACCGTGCATAATAATAAGCTCAAGCCCTTTAACAAAAACAATTTCCTTTCCTACTAGATCCTCCAGCTTTTCTCCTTCAATAAGACGACTACGAAATTCGCTTGCTTTCGTTTGAAAATAAGGATGGTAATTTTGCCTTTCAAATACAGAAAGAGCTTCATTAATGGTCAATCCACTAGAGAGAAGGTTACTTAATTGCTCTGCGAAATAGTGAGAATAATGGAGAGAGAGGTAGGTACGGATTAGAGGAAATTTAAATAATAATTGTATTCGTTTGGTGGGTTTCATCTTTTTGTAAAACATGTGATAGCTTGCAAGAAGAAATAGGGTAGCTCCGAAAAAAAATAGAGGGAGTACGGGAGCATAGTTTAAAAGGGTAAAAAATGTGGACAAGAGAGCGTCCATTTCCAGGTTCATATGATGAAATAGCTGGAGGAATTGAGGAACTAATATGACATGAACAAATAGTAGCATGATGAACACAAGGATAAGCAGAAGCATGGGGTATCTAATCAATGAGACGAGTTTTTCCCGGTATTGTCGTTTTCTTCCAAGCATTTCCCCAGCGGAGCAAAAGGCATGTGCTAAATTTCCATGCTTTTGTGAAAAAAATAAAAGAGAAAGGACATCCTCATGAAAATGTAGGCCTTCTAAGACTTGGTGAATGCTATCACCACTTCGGAGTGCTTTCATTGCAGAGAAAACATGTTGTTTCTTTTTGGCAGAATAGTGAATACTGATTAATTCAATTGCTTCGGTTAAGGAGTAGCCATTGTGATACATGTCCCCCACCCTTGTTAGAAACTCCTCTTGATCCTTCATGGTCCATCTATTTTTATTTTTTGCCATCATTCACCCATCTTTCATATTCCCGCTGGTGAATAAACCCGAGGGCAATTCCTTTTTTTATCACTTCTTTGAGAGTAGGATAAGCCGCCAGTACAGAATTTCCCCTACATTGTTGTAAGACCTTTTGCAATTCGTTTCCATAAAGCAGTTCATAAACACTCGCCAAACGATGAGTACGATATTTTTTGCAAAAAGCAGAGCATTCCTCCTTGCAATAAGGACACGTTAACTCCACTAGCCTTTGTGCGGATACGGCAATTAAGGATTGTTCCAGATCTTGATGGGAGACACCAAATTCAAGTAATCTAAATATCGCTCCTTTTGCGTCCCTTGTATGAAGTGTACTTAAAACTAAATGACCTGTGAGAGCAGCACGGATAGCAATTTTCGCTGTCTCTTCATCTCTTATTTCCCCAACGATTATAATATCCGGATCATGCCTGAGTATTGCTTTTAATCCTGATGAGTAGCTAATTCCTGCCTTCTCGTTCACCTGGACCTGCAAAACATGCCTGCTTTTTCTCTCTACAGGGTCCTCCAAAGTAATAATGTTTCGCTGCAGCATGCTCTTGGATTCTTCCAAAATAGAATATAGCGTTGTGGTTTTGCCAGAGCCAGTCGGACCTGTAAAAATAAACAGACCATGGGAATGCTTCATTAAGGACATTATTTTTCTGGTGGAATGCTGAAAAAGAGAGAGATGTTTTAAGGAAAATTGATGGTCTTCTTGAGGTAGTATACGAATGACAAGACTTTCTCTGTTTAAAGTGGGCAAGGTTGAGAGTCGGAGGTTGATTTGATTAGAATCTACTTGCAGGGCTAGCGCACCGTTTTGAGGCTTTCTAGTTTCTCCTATGTCCATGGCAGCTTGAAATTTCAGATGAGATAACATTCGTTCATACACTTCAATCGGGACTTTTTCTTGATCGTAAAGGTAGTGGTCTAAGCGGAATAAGACATGTGCGGTAGTTTCAAGGGGTTTCATGTGAATATCGGAAACACGTAATCTAACGGCCTGGCGGATTAATTCTTCACACTTTTTTTCAATATTCATTTTCCACCTCATTTCAAGGGTATGGGAATACTTCTCTTAGGTCTCCTTTCAGTTTGTTTTTCTTGCCCTGTTAAATTTCTACATAGAATGACAGATTCCTGCAAAGTTTTATTTTTTTTTTGAAAAATGCATTGCTAGACACAGCTGTTGATTATTACAAACCGCTCTGTATCTGCGGCGAAGAGCATATACAAGAAAAGCTGATAAACCAAATGTTACAACAACTGTGAAAATACTCCGCGCCATTCCTTTCCCGCCCCTAACACCTGAAAAACCATACACACCAAAAGGACGGCCGTCATCCAAAAATCTCATCCGTTTGCGGAAGAAAAACTTAATCAATTTAATTTGAAATAATTTCCAATAAATATGGTTTATATCATTAATCTTCCAGAGTTGCTTTAACAATTAAGTAGTCTACCACGATAAATAAAAGTAATGTTATAGGTATTAATAATGCACTTACACTGTGAGAAATCAAAATAAAATATGGCATCGTTAAAAATAAGAGTATGAGAAGCGTAGTCACTATTTTAAGAGATAATAATTTGCCTTGATAGTATCTTTTATCCAAATTTTTCACCCCCCAATAAGTTATATCGTAAAACACCCAGA
Proteins encoded:
- the comGC gene encoding competence type IV pilus major pilin ComGC; translated protein: MKIMKDNRGFTLVEMLLVMMVITVLLLVMIPNVTKNSSMIGDKGCDAMVSMVEAQMQTYRLDYGTPPLSIDDLNAPEYLEDKFDEAGMLKCPNGKIVIIENGKAAPREPDAS
- the comGG gene encoding competence type IV pilus minor pilin ComGG, whose amino-acid sequence is MRKEKGYILPFTIMMSGLLSLFLLHQIESFRLENLFYHEAEQQFRLDSMMKYTWDAVHHELENEDEVQTSSLRFPNGTSTISTQTKDEIVEIQISCLTDSGRSYQAIVIYSMNNHEVVSWNENL
- the comGD gene encoding competence type IV pilus minor pilin ComGD, producing MNQTLANFKKNSAGFTLMESLLILSIIAIMLSVLSSNGFAKTQKHSSSHFSEQFTNDLFFAQQYALSTKNSVQIVLSPNSNSYRIRQGSFQTKDLVNREYPSSLSIDTRTMGEVITFLGNGSIDKSGAIIILQDGKERYRYVFTLGKGRFYVEER
- the comGA gene encoding competence type IV pilus ATPase ComGA, with protein sequence MNIEKKCEELIRQAVRLRVSDIHMKPLETTAHVLFRLDHYLYDQEKVPIEVYERMLSHLKFQAAMDIGETRKPQNGALALQVDSNQINLRLSTLPTLNRESLVIRILPQEDHQFSLKHLSLFQHSTRKIMSLMKHSHGLFIFTGPTGSGKTTTLYSILEESKSMLQRNIITLEDPVERKSRHVLQVQVNEKAGISYSSGLKAILRHDPDIIIVGEIRDEETAKIAIRAALTGHLVLSTLHTRDAKGAIFRLLEFGVSHQDLEQSLIAVSAQRLVELTCPYCKEECSAFCKKYRTHRLASVYELLYGNELQKVLQQCRGNSVLAAYPTLKEVIKKGIALGFIHQREYERWVNDGKK
- a CDS encoding shikimate kinase, whose product is MKSIYLTGFMGAGKTTVGEKLGKALQLEVYDTDQVIEKKTGISIKELFSTKGESYFRTLEEQTLQEMPIENAIITTGGGIVLSERNRNWMKGNGIRVFLFAEMDIVWERLKNDQTRPIIQQKKKEEVANIFQQRLPLYNQAEITVDTTYLSLEAAVEAVYHAVKTYEKRQH
- the comGB gene encoding competence type IV pilus assembly protein ComGB codes for the protein MMAKNKNRWTMKDQEEFLTRVGDMYHNGYSLTEAIELISIHYSAKKKQHVFSAMKALRSGDSIHQVLEGLHFHEDVLSLLFFSQKHGNLAHAFCSAGEMLGRKRQYREKLVSLIRYPMLLLILVFIMLLFVHVILVPQFLQLFHHMNLEMDALLSTFFTLLNYAPVLPLFFFGATLFLLASYHMFYKKMKPTKRIQLLFKFPLIRTYLSLHYSHYFAEQLSNLLSSGLTINEALSVFERQNYHPYFQTKASEFRSRLIEGEKLEDLVGKEIVFVKGLELIIMHGQNNGRLPLELLQYSRILLGRLEEHVEKLLAKIQPLLLLGVGAFVMILYLSIFIPMFQLMGGI
- the comGF gene encoding competence type IV pilus minor pilin ComGF; amino-acid sequence: MFFTHKEQGFTLLEVLVSFAVVLVLTAMFPLFIKSLMELTEPEKGIHPLELEVFVQQAKRELRNGKSFSANESVLTIVNQQNQSIIYEWYDGKMRRRVNGSGHELMLHNVKAITFKERGNGVVFEINEGQELQIELLIDNVPVR
- a CDS encoding type II secretion system protein, with the protein product MWRKDEGFTLLEVLAALFVWVVIASLLVPGLVRMNQERKGFLLEQDARFILAMSLEEIRREQPINFEGKIIKKRTTYSTHMKEASMSPLLCVAYTDFRNMKQERCVHVFYP